In Gemmatimonadota bacterium, the sequence CGAACCATGTTGTTTCTCCGGTCTGCAATTTCCGATGCACAGCCCAGCAACAGTAGTCGGCCACCTGCAACCCATAGTGGGAACGGGAGTCATGATGGAGAATGCGGTAATTTATGCCAGGGGCTAACTTCTCTGTCAGCGCCTGTTGAATGCCCTTCTCAATGGCCCTTCGCCGCTTGTTTACTGGTATAATATCAGTAATGACGATGACTTCATCGGCATCTACCGCGAACTCCTTGGGTAACACAAACTCCAGCAGATGGCCCAACATTTCCGGGTAGAAACGCCTGTCTTCCCGTAGCATTGGGCTGGTTTTGGCCTTCTCAACCACCAAGCAGTCGATGCATAAGCTATTGAGATGGTTGCCGATGATATCGAATACCTTACCCCGCACATGTTTATTGTCATCGGTGCAGTGGAAGTATTCGTTCTCCAAACCGTATTCTATGCAGTCGTACTTGTAATCGTCAATCAGTTGACACCACCCAAAGGGTCTTCTCATGCTGACGCTGGTCAGAACGAAATAGCGGGTTCCATTAACGCTGAAATCGAAATTTCCGGCTTCATCAAGAAAAATGTAGGCGCAACGGGTCACTACGTCCCCTCCTCTACGTCCCTTCTTCCTCTATCTGAGAGTTGTGAGATCGAAATAAGACCTCCAATAAGACCCCAATAGATTTCCTATCTTCAGAC encodes:
- a CDS encoding DUF3800 domain-containing protein yields the protein MTRCAYIFLDEAGNFDFSVNGTRYFVLTSVSMRRPFGWCQLIDDYKYDCIEYGLENEYFHCTDDNKHVRGKVFDIIGNHLNSLCIDCLVVEKAKTSPMLREDRRFYPEMLGHLLEFVLPKEFAVDADEVIVITDIIPVNKRRRAIEKGIQQALTEKLAPGINYRILHHDSRSHYGLQVADYCCWAVHRKLQTGETTWFDQIRKAVRSQLDIFQNETRYYY